The following are encoded in a window of Streptomyces sp. SAT1 genomic DNA:
- a CDS encoding aldose epimerase family protein, translated as MNELFSTLSDGTPVHRWTLERAGVRVRVLSYGGIVQSVEVPDRDGRTADVVLGFPSVDGYLAHPEPYLGALIGRYANRIEGGRFALDGRTYTVTPNEGANTLHGGARGFDKRVWDAEPVEHGVRLSRVSPDGEEGFPGRLETAVTCTLDASGALHLAYEAVTDAPTVVNPTNHTYWNLAGAASGTPATGHTLRLAASRYTPVDARLIPAGDAADVTGSRFDFREPRPAGPGYDHNFVLDKGVTASPEEAAELYDPESGRVLTVATTEPGLQVYTADHLAAGPFASGAGIALETQHFPDSPNRPGFPSTVLRPGEVFRSETVYGFSVR; from the coding sequence ATGAACGAACTTTTCAGCACACTTTCCGACGGCACGCCGGTGCACCGCTGGACGCTGGAGCGGGCCGGGGTGCGGGTACGGGTGCTGTCCTACGGCGGGATCGTGCAGTCGGTCGAGGTCCCGGACCGGGACGGGCGTACCGCGGACGTGGTGCTGGGCTTCCCCTCGGTGGACGGCTACCTCGCCCATCCGGAGCCGTATCTCGGCGCGCTGATCGGCCGGTACGCCAACCGGATCGAGGGCGGCCGCTTCGCCCTGGACGGGCGGACGTACACGGTCACGCCGAACGAGGGGGCCAACACGCTGCACGGCGGCGCGCGCGGCTTCGACAAGCGGGTGTGGGACGCGGAGCCGGTCGAGCACGGCGTACGCCTGTCCCGGGTCAGCCCGGACGGCGAGGAGGGCTTCCCGGGGCGGCTGGAGACCGCGGTCACCTGCACGCTGGACGCGTCGGGCGCCCTGCATCTGGCCTACGAGGCCGTCACGGACGCGCCGACCGTCGTCAACCCGACCAACCACACCTACTGGAACCTGGCCGGGGCCGCCTCCGGGACGCCCGCGACCGGGCACACGCTGCGCCTGGCCGCCTCCCGGTACACCCCGGTCGACGCGCGGCTGATCCCGGCGGGCGACGCGGCGGACGTCACCGGCTCCCGCTTCGACTTCCGTGAGCCGCGCCCGGCGGGCCCCGGCTACGACCACAACTTCGTCCTGGACAAGGGCGTCACCGCGAGCCCCGAGGAGGCCGCCGAGCTGTACGACCCGGAGTCCGGGCGGGTGCTGACGGTGGCCACCACCGAGCCGGGACTCCAGGTCTACACCGCCGACCACCTGGCCGCGGGACCGTTCGCGTCCGGCGCCGGGATCGCCCTGGAGACCCAGCACTTCCCCGACTCCCCCAACCGCCCCGGCTTCCCGAGCACCGTGCTGCGCCCGGGTGAGGTGTTCCGCTCGGAGACGGTGTACGGCTTCTCGGTGCGCTGA
- a CDS encoding RidA family protein, which produces MQITLGSPAGAPQPLSPYYSQVARVEQADGGALLFVSGQIAEGATLAEQSQGIFETLAALLEPHGAGLADVISIRTYLTDIGGIAEYAAVRGRHLTGTPPTSMTVEVPRLFRPEALIEVEVVAAVPGRA; this is translated from the coding sequence GTGCAGATCACCCTGGGCAGCCCCGCCGGCGCCCCGCAGCCGCTGAGCCCCTACTACTCCCAGGTCGCCCGGGTCGAACAGGCCGACGGCGGCGCCCTGCTGTTCGTCTCCGGCCAGATCGCCGAGGGCGCCACGCTCGCCGAGCAGAGCCAGGGGATCTTCGAGACCCTCGCCGCGCTGCTGGAGCCGCACGGCGCGGGCCTGGCGGACGTCATCAGCATCCGCACCTATCTGACCGACATCGGCGGCATCGCCGAGTACGCCGCCGTGCGCGGGCGCCACCTCACCGGGACCCCGCCCACCAGCATGACCGTCGAGGTGCCCCGGCTGTTCCGGCCCGAGGCGCTGATCGAGGTGGAGGTCGTGGCGGCCGTGCCCGGCCGCGCGTGA
- a CDS encoding NAD(P)-dependent oxidoreductase, producing MEQNEKIAFLGLGSMGTPMARRLLAAGHPLTVWNRTAARAAPLAAEGARAAGGPADAVRDADVVITMLTGPDALAEVADAVLPALPAGAHWVEMSTVGPDAVHALAARLDGRARLVDAPVMGSTDRAAEGRLGILAGGDSTGVERVLSHLGTVTRTGPCGTGAALKLVLNTAAIGGVALVAEVLRLADALGLDEDTARRALAAGPLGGAVARAFSADARFTTALAVKDLALATARAELPVVRAASDGYRRAAEDDPALAAADLSRAAARIRTRIPA from the coding sequence ATGGAGCAGAACGAGAAGATCGCCTTCCTGGGGCTCGGCAGCATGGGCACGCCCATGGCCCGCCGGCTCCTGGCGGCCGGGCACCCGTTGACCGTCTGGAACCGCACGGCGGCCAGGGCGGCCCCGCTGGCCGCCGAGGGTGCCCGCGCCGCCGGGGGGCCCGCCGACGCGGTCCGGGACGCCGATGTGGTGATCACGATGCTCACCGGTCCGGACGCGCTCGCCGAGGTCGCCGACGCGGTGCTGCCCGCGCTGCCCGCCGGTGCGCACTGGGTGGAGATGTCGACGGTCGGACCGGACGCGGTGCACGCGCTCGCGGCCCGTCTGGACGGCCGGGCCCGCCTCGTGGACGCCCCGGTCATGGGCAGCACCGACCGGGCGGCCGAGGGCCGTCTCGGCATCCTCGCGGGCGGCGACAGCACCGGCGTCGAACGCGTCCTGTCGCACCTCGGCACCGTCACCCGCACCGGCCCCTGTGGCACGGGCGCCGCGCTGAAACTCGTCCTCAACACCGCCGCGATCGGCGGTGTCGCGCTGGTCGCCGAGGTGCTGCGGCTCGCCGACGCCCTCGGCCTCGACGAGGACACCGCCCGGCGCGCGCTGGCCGCGGGACCGCTCGGCGGAGCCGTCGCCCGCGCCTTCTCCGCCGACGCCCGTTTCACCACCGCCCTGGCCGTCAAGGACCTGGCGCTCGCCACCGCCCGCGCCGAACTCCCCGTCGTCCGGGCGGCGTCGGACGGCTACCGGCGGGCCGCCGAGGACGATCCCGCCCTCGCCGCCGCCGACCTCTCCCGGGCCGCCGCCCGGATCCGTACCCGCATCCCCGCCTGA
- a CDS encoding LysR family transcriptional regulator, protein MAAMPNPHDSAAPDPDPGPGREGAVPDLSTLWLRVFLEVARHGSFTVAARDLGWTQSAVSRQISALESALGGGPLFDRLPRGVRLTEAGQVLVPRARAVAESLRGAVRELTALREVTGGRLRFGAFASADVALVPWALAAFRARHPGVRVSREEGLTPGLLDRLSAGHLDLAVVSTTGSAPLEAYTLHHLLDEPLYVAVPAGHPLAGRPGPVRLRRFADADWVSGGPRPEGTLLDAALRAGFRPRVAHVVAEWTAKQGYVAAGLGVALVPALAAASVRPDVALLPLCAQDTPARAVYAATAPGHSLSPAARAFLGTLREAAATVLEAPGAAGVGTGGAGA, encoded by the coding sequence ATGGCTGCCATGCCGAACCCGCATGATTCCGCCGCCCCCGACCCCGACCCCGGACCGGGCCGAGAGGGTGCCGTCCCCGATCTGTCCACGCTCTGGCTGCGGGTGTTCCTGGAGGTGGCCCGGCACGGCTCGTTCACGGTGGCGGCGCGGGACCTGGGCTGGACCCAGTCGGCGGTGTCCCGGCAGATCTCCGCGCTGGAGTCGGCCCTCGGCGGCGGACCGCTGTTCGACCGGCTGCCGCGCGGGGTGCGGCTCACCGAGGCGGGACAGGTGCTCGTGCCGCGTGCGCGGGCCGTCGCCGAGTCGCTGCGCGGCGCCGTGCGCGAGCTGACGGCGCTGCGCGAAGTGACGGGCGGGCGGCTGCGGTTCGGCGCGTTCGCCTCGGCCGACGTGGCGCTGGTGCCGTGGGCGCTGGCCGCCTTCCGGGCCCGCCATCCCGGTGTGCGGGTCTCCCGCGAGGAGGGTCTGACCCCCGGCCTGCTGGACCGGCTGAGCGCCGGGCACCTGGACCTGGCGGTGGTCTCGACGACCGGTTCCGCCCCGCTGGAGGCGTACACGCTGCACCATCTGCTCGACGAGCCGCTGTACGTCGCCGTACCGGCCGGGCATCCGCTGGCGGGGCGCCCGGGACCGGTGCGGCTGCGCCGCTTCGCCGACGCCGACTGGGTGTCGGGCGGCCCGCGCCCGGAGGGCACCCTGCTCGACGCGGCGCTGCGCGCGGGGTTCCGCCCCCGGGTGGCCCATGTCGTCGCCGAGTGGACCGCCAAGCAGGGCTATGTGGCGGCCGGTCTGGGCGTGGCCCTGGTCCCGGCCCTCGCCGCCGCCTCCGTACGCCCGGACGTCGCCCTGCTCCCGCTGTGCGCGCAGGACACCCCCGCCAGGGCGGTCTACGCCGCGACCGCCCCCGGCCACTCGCTGTCCCCTGCCGCCCGCGCCTTCCTGGGGACCCTGCGGGAGGCGGCCGCGACGGTACTGGAGGCGCCGGGGGCGGCCGGGGTCGGAACCGGCGGCGCGGGGGCCTAG
- a CDS encoding EI24 domain-containing protein, with amino-acid sequence MRDLGVGFGYLLKGQRWVARHGRSYGFGLLPGLITLVLYAAALTALALWGADAVGWATPFADGWPSPWLGLFRGFLTAVLFALGLLLAVVTFTAVTLLIGQPFYDSLSEQVDRDVSPDGTAPGSGLPLWRELWLSARDSLRVLVRAALWAVLLFALGFLPFVGQTVVPVIGFFVTGFFLTEELAAVALQRRDVELRARLRLLRSRKALVWGFGTPLGLAFLVPFVAVFLMPGAVAGATLLARDLLGEETEPNGSTDDTDTDTGDDGAPADGRPAPAHGHTTGTPDSGPAPGARSHPRP; translated from the coding sequence ATGCGTGATCTTGGGGTGGGCTTCGGGTATCTCCTGAAGGGCCAGCGGTGGGTGGCCCGGCACGGGCGGTCGTACGGCTTCGGCCTGCTCCCCGGCCTGATCACCCTCGTCCTGTACGCCGCCGCGCTCACCGCGCTCGCCCTGTGGGGCGCGGACGCGGTCGGCTGGGCCACGCCCTTCGCCGACGGCTGGCCCAGCCCCTGGCTCGGGCTCTTCCGCGGCTTCCTGACGGCCGTGCTGTTCGCCCTCGGCCTGCTGCTGGCCGTCGTCACCTTCACCGCCGTCACCCTGCTCATCGGCCAGCCCTTCTACGACAGCCTCTCCGAGCAGGTCGACCGGGACGTCTCACCGGACGGCACGGCGCCCGGGTCCGGCCTGCCGCTCTGGCGCGAGCTGTGGCTCTCGGCCCGCGACAGCCTGCGGGTCCTGGTCCGGGCGGCGCTGTGGGCCGTGCTGCTCTTCGCCCTGGGCTTCCTGCCGTTCGTCGGGCAGACGGTGGTCCCGGTGATCGGCTTCTTCGTCACCGGCTTCTTCCTCACCGAGGAACTGGCCGCCGTCGCCCTCCAGCGCCGGGACGTCGAACTCCGCGCCCGGCTCAGGCTCCTGCGCTCCCGCAAGGCCCTCGTCTGGGGCTTCGGCACCCCGCTCGGCCTCGCCTTCCTCGTCCCCTTCGTCGCCGTCTTCCTGATGCCGGGAGCGGTCGCCGGCGCGACCCTGCTCGCCCGCGACCTCCTGGGGGAGGAGACGGAGCCGAACGGGAGCACCGACGACACCGACACCGACACCGGCGACGACGGCGCCCCCGCGGACGGCCGCCCCGCCCCCGCCCACGGTCACACCACCGGCACCCCGGACTCCGGACCGGCCCCGGGCGCCCGCAGCCACCCCCGCCCCTGA
- a CDS encoding organic hydroperoxide resistance protein, with protein sequence MAIQQSDVLYTAVATAEGGRDGRVATDDGRLDVVVNPPEEMGGSGAGTNPEQLFAAGYSACFQGALGVVARQEGADISGSTVTAKVGIGKNDDGFGIIVEISAAIPNVDAATAKSLVEKAHQVCPYSKATRGDVTVTLA encoded by the coding sequence ATGGCCATCCAGCAGTCCGACGTCCTGTACACCGCCGTCGCCACCGCCGAGGGCGGACGCGACGGCCGGGTCGCCACCGACGACGGCAGGCTCGACGTCGTCGTCAACCCGCCCGAGGAGATGGGCGGCAGCGGCGCCGGCACCAACCCCGAGCAGCTGTTCGCCGCCGGGTACAGCGCCTGCTTCCAGGGCGCCCTCGGTGTCGTCGCCCGCCAGGAGGGCGCCGACATCTCCGGTTCGACCGTCACCGCGAAGGTCGGCATCGGCAAGAACGACGACGGCTTCGGGATCATCGTCGAGATCTCGGCCGCGATCCCGAACGTCGACGCGGCCACCGCGAAGAGCCTGGTGGAGAAGGCGCACCAGGTGTGCCCGTACTCGAAGGCCACCCGCGGCGACGTGACCGTGACGCTGGCCTGA
- a CDS encoding NADP-dependent oxidoreductase: MTDTPALPAVNRAWHLLSRPVGWPEPKDFALVESPMPEPREGQVLVRNEYLSVDPYMRGRMSAAKSYVAPYELDKPLQGGAVGEVVVSRAEGISPGDHVLHFAGWREYAAVDAAQAVRVDPQAAPLSTYLGVLGMTGLTAYAGLLRTASFKEGDIVFVSGAAGAVGSQVGQIARLKGAARVIGSAGSDEKVALLVDEYGFDAAFNYKNGPVAEQLRAAAPDGIDVYFDNVGGDHLEAAIGSLNRDGRIAVCGAISVYNNTEPAPGPRNMARLIQTRGRIEGFLVGDHHDLQPQFVEEVGPWVRSGELKYRETVVEGVENTLEAFLGVLRGDNTGKMIVKL, translated from the coding sequence GTGACCGACACCCCCGCACTGCCCGCCGTCAACCGCGCATGGCACCTGCTCAGCCGTCCCGTCGGCTGGCCGGAGCCCAAGGACTTCGCCCTGGTGGAGTCCCCGATGCCGGAACCCCGCGAGGGCCAGGTCCTCGTACGGAACGAGTACCTCTCCGTGGACCCGTACATGCGCGGCCGGATGAGTGCCGCGAAGTCGTACGTGGCGCCGTACGAGCTGGACAAGCCCCTTCAGGGCGGCGCCGTCGGCGAGGTCGTCGTCTCGCGCGCCGAGGGGATCAGCCCCGGTGACCACGTCCTGCACTTCGCCGGGTGGCGGGAGTACGCGGCCGTGGACGCCGCCCAGGCCGTCAGGGTCGACCCGCAGGCCGCGCCGTTGTCGACGTACCTCGGTGTGCTCGGCATGACTGGTCTGACCGCCTACGCCGGACTGCTGCGCACCGCGTCCTTCAAGGAGGGCGACATCGTCTTCGTGTCCGGCGCGGCCGGTGCCGTGGGCAGCCAGGTCGGGCAGATCGCCCGGCTGAAGGGCGCCGCGCGGGTCATCGGCTCGGCCGGGTCGGACGAGAAGGTCGCGCTGCTCGTCGACGAGTACGGCTTCGACGCGGCCTTCAACTACAAGAACGGCCCCGTGGCCGAGCAGCTGCGCGCCGCCGCCCCCGACGGCATCGACGTCTACTTCGACAACGTCGGCGGCGACCACCTTGAGGCCGCCATCGGCTCCCTCAACCGGGACGGCCGCATCGCCGTCTGCGGCGCCATCTCGGTCTACAACAACACCGAGCCCGCCCCCGGCCCGCGGAACATGGCCCGGCTGATCCAGACCCGCGGCCGTATCGAGGGCTTCCTCGTGGGCGACCACCACGACCTCCAGCCGCAGTTCGTCGAGGAGGTCGGCCCGTGGGTGCGCTCGGGCGAGCTGAAGTACCGCGAGACGGTCGTCGAAGGGGTGGAGAACACCCTGGAGGCGTTCCTCGGTGTGCTGCGCGGCGACAACACCGGGAAAATGATCGTCAAGCTCTGA
- a CDS encoding MarR family winged helix-turn-helix transcriptional regulator produces MAPTPPPARRPDALTMEVVELIGDVVARFYEDYEEAAGEHALTGPQARLLSLLSLEPLPMRKLAQRLKCEPSNVTGIVDRLEARGLVERRPDPDDRRVKVAAATEQGRRVARDLREGLRFAREPLEGLSDAERRALRDLLRRMLGGRSTD; encoded by the coding sequence ATGGCACCGACTCCCCCGCCCGCCCGCCGCCCCGACGCCCTCACCATGGAGGTCGTCGAGCTGATCGGTGACGTGGTGGCGCGGTTCTACGAGGACTACGAGGAGGCCGCGGGCGAGCACGCGCTGACCGGCCCGCAGGCGCGGCTGCTGAGCCTGCTGTCCCTGGAGCCGCTGCCGATGCGCAAGCTCGCGCAGCGTCTGAAGTGCGAGCCGTCGAACGTGACGGGGATCGTGGACCGGCTGGAGGCGCGCGGGCTGGTGGAGCGGCGGCCCGACCCGGACGACCGGCGGGTGAAGGTGGCGGCGGCCACCGAGCAGGGCCGCCGGGTGGCCCGGGACCTGCGGGAGGGGCTGCGCTTCGCGCGCGAGCCGCTGGAGGGCCTGAGCGACGCGGAGCGCCGGGCGCTGCGGGATCTGCTGCGCAGGATGCTGGGCGGCCGCTCGACGGACTGA
- the rph gene encoding rifamycin-inactivating phosphotransferase — protein sequence MTEQYVLDLREIHAGEAGRTGEAGRTGDAEFGRTAALVGGKAAGLAQLARIEGVRVPGGFCVTTHAFRRILAAAPSLGGLLDRLARLGPDDGEAVRALSAEIRRTVEGTAVPDDIAAPITRALARDGGAAAYAVRSSATAEDLPTASFAGQQDTYLNVVGTEAVLAHISRCWASLFTERAVVYRRRHGIDHRGVRMAVVVQRMVLPQAAGVLFTADPVTGDRRTATVEAVPGLGEALVSGSVNPDVFRVRDDEVVGATTGAKERAVHALPGGGVREEAVAPELRERPALTRAQAVRLVRLGRRIEERFGCPQDIEWCLADGEFQIVQSRPVTTLFPVPGETGDGTPGTPGTDGTHGADGTDRTDGTDGRGYRVYVSVGHQQMMTDPMKALGLSVWRLTAMVPMRVAGGRLFVDVTPRLASPASRGPLLDLMGRGDPLVRDALETVLAREGERVALAAPSSPAPGSTGAAPARAEAAPPPLETDPAVVAGLIARSEASVAALRREIRTKSGPELFDFLLTAFEEHKRVLGDPLSIRVIMAGMEATWWLNDKLAEWLGEKNAADTLTLSAPGNVTSEMGLVLLDVADVIRPYPEVVAWLRDARDEDFPDGLAKVAGGPEAREALEGYLDRYGMRCVGEIDLTRPRWSERPTALVPVLLDHVRNFGPGAAARRFEEGRRAAREKEQDVLTRLRALPDGERRAAETKRMIDRVRTFIGYREYPKYGIVSRYFLYKQALLEEAGRLVRDGVLAAREDVYHLTFQEFADAVRTRRVEPGLVRRREEEFRSYRALTPPRVLTSDGECVTGEYRRDDVPDGALTGLPVSAGTVEGRARVVTDLAGAALEAGDILVTAYTDPSWSPLFVGIAGLVTEVGGLMTHGAVIAREYGLPAVVGVEGATRLIRDGQRIRVHGAGGYVEILG from the coding sequence ATGACCGAGCAGTACGTCCTGGATCTCCGGGAGATCCACGCAGGAGAGGCAGGACGGACAGGAGAGGCAGGACGGACAGGAGACGCCGAGTTCGGGAGGACGGCCGCCCTCGTCGGCGGCAAGGCCGCGGGCCTGGCACAGCTGGCCCGGATCGAGGGCGTGCGCGTACCGGGCGGATTCTGTGTGACGACGCACGCCTTCCGGCGGATCCTGGCGGCGGCGCCGTCGCTCGGCGGGCTGCTCGACCGGCTGGCGCGCCTCGGCCCGGACGACGGGGAGGCGGTCCGCGCGCTCAGCGCGGAGATCCGCCGGACCGTCGAGGGGACCGCCGTCCCGGACGACATCGCGGCGCCGATCACCCGCGCGCTCGCCCGCGACGGCGGGGCCGCCGCCTACGCGGTCCGCTCCAGCGCGACGGCGGAGGACCTGCCCACGGCGTCCTTCGCGGGCCAGCAGGACACGTATCTGAACGTCGTGGGGACCGAGGCGGTGCTCGCGCACATCAGCCGGTGCTGGGCCTCGCTCTTCACCGAGCGGGCCGTCGTCTACCGCCGCCGGCACGGCATCGACCACCGCGGGGTGCGCATGGCCGTGGTCGTGCAGCGGATGGTCCTCCCGCAGGCGGCGGGCGTCCTGTTCACCGCCGACCCCGTGACGGGCGACCGGCGGACGGCCACCGTGGAGGCGGTTCCCGGCCTCGGTGAGGCGCTGGTCTCCGGGTCGGTGAACCCGGACGTGTTCCGCGTGCGCGACGACGAGGTCGTCGGCGCGACGACCGGCGCCAAGGAGCGTGCCGTGCACGCCCTGCCGGGCGGCGGTGTGCGCGAGGAGGCGGTCGCCCCGGAGTTGCGGGAGCGGCCCGCGCTGACGCGGGCGCAGGCCGTCCGGCTCGTCCGGCTGGGGCGGCGGATCGAGGAGCGCTTCGGCTGCCCGCAGGACATCGAATGGTGCCTGGCGGACGGGGAGTTCCAGATCGTGCAGAGCCGGCCGGTCACGACGCTGTTCCCCGTCCCCGGGGAAACGGGGGACGGGACTCCGGGGACCCCCGGGACGGACGGGACCCACGGGGCGGACGGGACTGACAGGACGGACGGGACGGACGGGCGGGGCTACCGCGTCTACGTCTCGGTCGGCCACCAGCAGATGATGACCGACCCCATGAAGGCGCTGGGGCTCTCGGTGTGGCGGCTGACGGCCATGGTGCCGATGCGGGTCGCGGGCGGCAGGCTGTTCGTCGACGTGACACCGCGGCTGGCCTCGCCCGCGAGCCGCGGCCCCCTCCTGGACCTGATGGGCCGGGGCGATCCGCTGGTCAGGGACGCGCTGGAGACCGTCCTCGCACGCGAGGGCGAGCGCGTCGCCCTGGCCGCGCCGTCCTCCCCGGCGCCGGGCTCCACCGGGGCGGCTCCGGCGCGCGCCGAGGCCGCCCCGCCACCGCTGGAGACCGATCCGGCCGTCGTCGCCGGGCTGATCGCGCGCAGCGAGGCGTCCGTCGCCGCCCTGCGGCGCGAGATCCGGACGAAGAGCGGACCGGAGCTGTTCGACTTCCTGCTCACGGCCTTCGAGGAGCACAAGCGGGTCCTCGGCGATCCGCTGAGCATCCGGGTGATCATGGCGGGGATGGAGGCCACCTGGTGGCTCAACGACAAGCTGGCGGAGTGGCTCGGTGAGAAGAACGCCGCCGACACGCTCACGCTGTCCGCACCGGGCAACGTCACCTCGGAGATGGGCCTGGTCCTGCTGGACGTCGCGGACGTGATCCGGCCGTATCCGGAGGTGGTCGCCTGGCTGCGGGACGCGCGGGACGAGGACTTCCCGGACGGGTTGGCGAAGGTCGCGGGCGGCCCCGAGGCCCGCGAGGCCCTGGAGGGGTACCTCGACCGGTACGGCATGCGCTGCGTCGGCGAGATCGACCTCACCAGGCCGCGCTGGAGCGAGCGCCCCACCGCGCTCGTACCCGTACTCCTCGACCACGTACGGAACTTCGGGCCGGGGGCCGCCGCGCGGCGCTTCGAGGAGGGGCGCCGGGCCGCGCGGGAGAAGGAGCAGGACGTGCTGACGCGGCTGCGGGCGCTGCCGGACGGTGAGCGCAGGGCCGCCGAGACCAAGCGGATGATCGACCGGGTCCGGACCTTCATCGGGTACCGGGAGTACCCGAAGTACGGGATCGTCAGCCGCTACTTCCTCTACAAGCAGGCCCTGCTGGAGGAGGCCGGGCGCCTGGTCCGGGACGGGGTGCTCGCCGCGCGGGAGGACGTGTACCACCTGACGTTCCAGGAGTTCGCCGACGCGGTGCGCACGCGCCGGGTGGAGCCGGGGCTCGTGCGGCGGCGCGAGGAGGAGTTCCGCTCGTACCGCGCGCTGACGCCGCCGCGGGTGCTGACCTCGGACGGCGAGTGCGTCACCGGGGAGTACCGGCGCGATGACGTGCCGGACGGCGCGCTGACCGGTCTGCCGGTCTCCGCCGGGACCGTGGAGGGGCGGGCCCGGGTGGTCACGGACCTCGCCGGGGCCGCGCTGGAGGCGGGCGACATCCTGGTCACCGCGTACACGGACCCCAGTTGGTCGCCGCTGTTCGTGGGGATCGCGGGTCTGGTGACGGAGGTGGGCGGTCTGATGACCCATGGCGCCGTGATCGCCCGGGAGTACGGGCTGCCCGCCGTGGTGGGTGTGGAGGGCGCCACGCGGCTGATCCGGGACGGGCAGCGGATCCGGGTGCACGGGGCCGGGGGGTACGTGGAGATCCTCGGCTGA
- a CDS encoding SCO2400 family protein, whose product MNYCHPCRRHLNGALACPGCGTPAETAPVSAREPEPPARPHEFAYGYGYGNGYEYGYEPAADAGSTERAGGAADVDDIVAAADRTAEHTAERDPSADREPSGGRDPSDDRGAGRRARKAAAHRRRRRRVLLVTAGFVLAAGGLSLAELGSDAPGLPGLSGSGPEAAGDPAADSAGTGPADDGTARPSGAATADAAGAHTTTASATASASHRADPSASASDRSPGADPSASHTAGAPTSPAGAVTGPGGSTGDGSSPRATPQDPRSPAAPASSAPAPPPSPSPTHTCNRFLWWCT is encoded by the coding sequence ATGAACTACTGCCACCCGTGCCGACGGCATCTCAACGGCGCCCTCGCCTGCCCGGGGTGCGGCACCCCGGCCGAAACCGCCCCGGTGTCCGCACGGGAACCCGAACCCCCGGCCCGACCGCACGAGTTCGCGTACGGGTACGGGTACGGGAACGGGTACGAGTACGGGTACGAACCTGCGGCGGATGCCGGAAGCACGGAACGCGCGGGCGGCGCCGCCGACGTCGATGACATCGTTGCCGCCGCCGACCGCACCGCCGAGCACACCGCCGAGCGAGACCCCTCCGCCGACCGCGAGCCCTCCGGCGGCCGCGACCCTTCCGACGACCGCGGCGCCGGTCGGCGCGCCCGTAAGGCGGCGGCGCACCGCAGGCGCCGCCGCAGGGTCCTGCTGGTCACCGCGGGCTTCGTCCTGGCCGCCGGTGGGCTGAGCCTGGCCGAGCTGGGCTCGGACGCGCCCGGCCTGCCGGGGCTGTCCGGCTCCGGCCCGGAAGCGGCGGGCGACCCGGCGGCCGACAGCGCCGGGACCGGTCCGGCCGACGACGGCACGGCCCGGCCGTCCGGCGCGGCGACCGCCGACGCGGCCGGTGCGCACACCACGACGGCCTCGGCGACGGCCTCGGCCTCGCACCGGGCGGACCCGTCCGCCTCCGCGTCGGACCGCTCCCCGGGAGCGGACCCGAGCGCGTCGCACACGGCGGGCGCGCCGACCTCCCCGGCGGGCGCGGTGACCGGCCCCGGCGGCTCCACCGGCGACGGGTCGTCACCCCGGGCGACTCCGCAGGACCCGCGGTCCCCGGCCGCCCCGGCGTCCTCCGCCCCGGCCCCGCCGCCGAGTCCGTCCCCGACCCACACCTGCAACCGCTTCCTGTGGTGGTGCACATAG